The following are from one region of the Vitis riparia cultivar Riparia Gloire de Montpellier isolate 1030 chromosome 9, EGFV_Vit.rip_1.0, whole genome shotgun sequence genome:
- the LOC117921781 gene encoding uncharacterized protein LOC117921781: MTLSNSVYLQLMQSVKEKTIKREFEVKEEDVVNDNAYIGGTYYLSGNGLKEKVLKGISNEEVYKLQFDCIDKAETFYNMLAKVAEFSIRKDDLKRDKNGDIISRKWVCSREGR; the protein is encoded by the exons ATGACGTTGTCGAATTCGGTTTATCTTCAA CTGATGCAATCGGTGAAAGAGAAAACAATCAAGCGGGAGTTTGAAGTGAAGGAGGAGGACGTCGTCAATGACAATGCATATATCGGTGGCACTTACTACCTGAGTGGAAACGGTTTGAAAGAGAAAGTGTTGAAGGGTATTTCAAATGAAGAAGTATACAAATTGCAATTCGATTGCATAGATAAGGCTGaaacattttacaacatgttagcAAAAGTAGCCGAATTTAGTATTCGAAAAGATGATTTGAAGCGAGACAAGAATGGAGATATAATATCTCGAAAGTGGGTGTGTTCTAGAGAAGGACGGTGA
- the LOC117921714 gene encoding putative UPF0481 protein At3g02645: MSTTPRTSSLQSTEASTVASTSSSPSPDEKNWATQIREALNEELEEDSEVPVNIFNVPKTLMVTKPDCYVPQEVGLGPYHHLKQELYEMERYKIAAAKRTKKHLQSENFESLIKQLNEHESRIRACYHKFLDFDGETLALMMVVDASFLLEFLQVYAIREERALPRVSHRKSHLLDYARTKSAYNEILRDMVMVENQIPLFVLEQVLEFQFSTPRQADGILCSMLAGFGKYLCPFGIRVELSHIQVEEHAHLLDFLYYLIVPRSKEPSEIIEVAGENEPQQGEAEGSSGESSSAKGTFEVISKLLSKLTEGPIGRLIKKIIFFDAVKYMLKLPNTAVSKIPGYSVLKKPVESVLSTHEEQNESENVDSNSNSNSNSDSNTTKPPLMEEITIPSVSELSESGVRFLPTNGSISSISFDAKMAKLYLPTISLDPNTEVTLRNLVAYEASTGSGPLVIARYTELMNGIIDTKEDAKFLRERGIILNRLKSDEEVANLWNGMSKSIRLTKVPFLDKVIEDVNKYHGSRWQVKAGKVMRRYVFGSWQLLTLLAILAILLLMVLQAFCSVYSCSQIFGISGDQLFFGGFSS; encoded by the exons ATGTCAACTACACCAAGAACTTCTTCTCTTCAATCCACCGAG GCCTCCACCGTGGCCTCCACCTCTAGTAGCCCAAGCCCTGATGAGAAAAATTGGGCGACTCAGATACGTGAAGCTCTAAATGAAGAGCTTGAAGAAGATAGTGAAGTCCCTGTCAACATCTTCAATGTACCCAAAACTCTCATGGTTACTAAGCCGGATTGCTATGTTCCACAAGAAGTTGGACTGGGGCCTTATCATCATTTGAAGCAGGAGCTCTATGAGATGGAGAGGTACAAAATTGCAGCAGCGAAAAGAACTAAAAAGCATCTccaaagtgaaaattttgaaagccTTATCAAACAGTTGAACGAGCATGAGTCCAGAATTCGAGCTTGCTACCACAAGTTCTTGGACTTCGATGGTGAAACCTTAGCATTGATGATGGTTGTTGATGCCTCTTTCTTGCTTGAGTTCCTTCAAGTCTATGCCATCCGGGAAGAACGGGCTCTGCCGAGAGTTTCCCACAGGAAGTCACACCTACTTGATTATGCGAGGACCAAATCAGCTTATAATGAGATTCTGAGAGACATGGTGATGGTTGAGAatcaaattccattgtttgtaCTGGAGCAGGTGTTAGAATTCCAGTTCTCGACGCCACGTCAAGCTGATGGTATCTTGTGTTCAATGTTAGCTGGATTTGGCAAATATCTTTGTCCATTTGGGATCAGGGTGGAACTGTCGCATATCCAAGTTGAAGAGCATGCTCACTTGCTGGACTTTCTGTATTATCTCATCGTGCCAAGGTCAAAAGAACCATCTGAAATAATTGAAGTGGCGGGCGAAAATGAACCACAGCAAGGCGAAGCAGAAGGATCTTCTGGAGAGTCCAGTAGTGCAAAAGGAACATTTGAGGTAATTTCGAAACTTCTGTCAAAATTAACTGAAGGCCCAATAGGTCGACTCatcaagaaaattatatttttcgaTGCTGTAAAATACATGTTGAAATTGCCTAACACAGCCGTTTCTAAGATCCCCGGATATTCTGTCTTAAAAAAACCTGTTGAATCTGTCTTATCAACTCATGAGGAACAAAATGAGTCGGAAAATGTGGACTCCAACTCCAACTCCAACTCCAACTCCGATAGTAACACTACCAAACCCCCACTGATGGAGGAAATCACCATCCCTTCAGTGTCCGAGCTCTCGGAATCTGGTGTCCGTTTCTTACCTACTAATGGCAGCATCTCATCCATCAGTTTTGATGCTAAGATGGCCAAGCTTTACCTCCCTACTATCAGTTTAGATCCAAATACAGAAGTCACTTTGAGAAACTTGGTTGCATATGAAGCATCAACGGGGTCAGGGCCACTTGTTATTGCTCGGTACACTGAACTAATGAATGGGATTATTGATACCAAGGAGGATGCCAAGTTTCTGAGAGAAAGAGGTATTATTTTGAACCGGTTGAAGAGTGATGAAGAGGTGGCCAACCTGTGGAATGGGATGAGCAAGTCCATAAGGTTGACGAAGGTTCCCTTCCTAGATAAGGTGATTGAAGATGTGAACAAGTATCACGGTAGCAGATGGCAAGTTAAGGCCGGAAAGGTCATGAGGCGTTATGTGTTCGGTTCCTGGCAGCTCTTAACACTTCTAGCTATCCTTGCCATCTTGTTGTTAATGGTATTGCAAGCATTTTGCTCTGTTTATAGCTGTTCCCAAATATTTGGGATCTCCGGAGATCAGTTATTTTTTGGTGGTTTTTCATCTTAA